A single Anopheles maculipalpis chromosome 3RL, idAnoMacuDA_375_x, whole genome shotgun sequence DNA region contains:
- the LOC126565706 gene encoding histone-lysine N-methyltransferase set1-like, with protein sequence MVYYNDRQPVETVPSPYYWPNENILPSDEPDAIHYPTWFQLPWRPFPLLQQPVAEEEPEAITVSPEVEPPPPTTTEMPDETPEGRHLHHEKPHKHHHHHKHKHHKHKHHHHHEKGTKTAATPFDDSEDLQSANVGQLKMVILQLENKLQELKLQLFGSRTLTNDENEDDAARFEVPNHSNSDPEASEEMEHLLEELSNTSTDVTTPTTVEKDEGKLLLEGQDKPTAELVLEHREIEPNPFDNGRSLAENVQKWFEGLDLGKIAALPLEDSVESEDVSGIIDVRGQF encoded by the coding sequence ATGGTTTACTACAATGATCGACAACCAGTAGAAACGGTCCCTAGTCCTTATTATTGGCCAAACGAAAATATCCTgccaagcgacgaacccgacgCGATACATTATCCCACCTGGTTCCAGCTTCCATGGAGACCGTTCCCACTCCTTCAGCAGCCGGTTGCAGAAGAAGAACCCGAAGCGATTACTGTTTCGCCTGAAGTTGAGCCTCCGCCACCGACAACTACCGAAATGCCGGATGAAACGCCAGAAGGACGACATCTTCATCACGAAAAACCCCAcaaacatcaccatcatcacaagcATAAGCATCATAAGCAcaagcaccatcatcatcacgagaAAGGCACCAAAACCGCTGCCACACCATTTGATGACTCGGAAGACCTGCAAAGTGCCAACGTTGGTCAGCTTAAAATGGTTATCCTGCAACTTGAAAACAAACTGCAGGAGCTTAAGCTACAACTTTTTGGCAGTCGAACACTAACGAACGACGAAAACGAAGACGACGCGGCACGTTTCGAAGTGCCGAATCACTCTAACAGTGATCCGGAAGCGTCCGAGGAGATGGAGCATCTGCTTGAAGAACTATCTAACACATCAACGGATGTCACTACACCGACTACGGTAGAAAAGGATGAAGGAAAACTTCTGCTCGAAGGACAAGATAAACCCACTGCCGAGCTAGTGTTGGAGCATCGAGAAATTGAACCAAATCCGTTTGACAATGGTAGAAGTTTGGCGGAAAATGTACAAAAGTGGTTCGAAGGTTTAGATCTCGGCAAAATTGCTGCTCTACCGTTGGAAGATTCGGTCGAGAGTGAAGATGTTTCGGGCATTATCGATGTTAGGGGTCAATTTTGA
- the LOC126564341 gene encoding proprotein convertase subtilisin/kexin type 5-like, with amino-acid sequence MRSAEWNGTPRKGNLCKLITIVAALAMTVLARGASSQEVTCSHSDEFFYSLPGSRCGVYYRCYQNQPIYFSCIDGAMFDFYQQRCVRTKGTCFEAVCIGKTNGMYADTSQGCHRSYHCRGGKLTTIDNCPQGMLFDRTGCTPEENVACESPESTAASIRYEADPRCYGLPNGNHVLPGDGMDCKKFLLCHNDQVLDVLECPSGYRFDERSKRCRLTNQRASCRASYQDWKMADDNGCSMLPDGFHLAVTSHDCRSYVKCQSRRLASRHECPPMTVFNGQQCVPTFLYHCPRLDGPGDICQHREDGYLVDPRKGCGYYVSCQGQRTVEHHSCPNGFHYDALENVCREAVQDTTCHQLPYSADCVQRSSGFYQDFTAMDDASLSPCRAYFHCHNGIKTSFHCGRGYIFDGENCVPQDSYQCPVEDVNSCQGKPNGYYKDARAGCRAYHLCTHGNKISYLCEPGQIFLGGKCIDGVHSTHQSHCEMDTPCSERPDGYYQDRDTQCRQYYFCQGGEKLQTLTCRGSKIFDGRTCVSPDSYTCPTGVDDVDAAASENCIVRHCEPACTKGGFFADYDSGCEQYHFCIDGKQSTLSCSANYVFNGELCVPKASYYCPRYCTPPESC; translated from the exons GAGCTTCCTCCCAAGAGGTGACATGTTCGCATAGTGACGAGTTCTTCTACTCGCTGCCTGGATCTCGCTGTGGTGTCTATTACCGCTGCTACCAGAACCAACCGATCTACTTCAGCTGCATCGATGGCGCAATGTTTGACTTTTACCAGCAAAGATGTGTCCGCACGAAAG gAACATGCTTCGAAGCGGTCTGCATTGGTAAAACGAACGGAATGTACGCAGACACATCCCAAGGCTGTCACCGATCCTATCACTGCCGTGGTGGAAAGCTTACGACCATCGACAACTGTCCCCAGGGCATGCTGTTTGATAGGACCGGTTGTACCCCGGAAGAGAACGTTGCCTGCGAAAGTCCAGAATCAACGGCAGCAAGCATCCGGTACGAAGCGGATCCACGCTGCTACGGACTCCCCAACGGGAACCACGTGCTTCCCGGCGATGGAATGGATTGCAAAAAGTTTCTGCTCTGTCACAACGATCAGGTGTTGGATGTGCTGGAATGTCCATCCGGATATCGATTCGACGAGCGTAGCAAACGCTGCAGGCTCACTAATCAACGTGCCAGCTGCCGGGCATCGTACCAGGACTGGAAAATGGCGGACGATAATGGTTGTAGCATGCTACCGGATGGGTTTCATCTCGCAGTAACGTCACACGATTGTCGATCGTACGTTAAATGTCAGTCTCGTCGGCTAGCTAGCCGGCACGAGTGCCCTCCAATGACGGTATTCAACGGTCAGCAGTGTGTTCCAACGTTTCTCTACCATTGCCCACGGTTGGATGGGCCGGGAGATATCTGTCAGCATCGGGAAGATGGATATCTGGTTGATCCTCGCAAGGGCTGTGGGTATTACGTGAGCTGCCAGGGACAACGTACTGTGGAGCATCATTCCTGCCCGAATGGGTTCCATTACGATGCGCTAGAGAACGTGTGCCGTGAAGCGGTACAGGACACCACATGCCATCAGCTCCCGTACTCAGCCGATTGTGTGCAGCGATCGTCCGGATTCTATCAAGACTTTACCGCCATGGACGATGCATCGTTAAGTCCGTGCCGTGCGTACTTTCACTGCCACAATGGCATTAAGACGAGCTTCCACTGTGGGCGCGGGTACATATTCGATGGTGAAAACTGTGTCCCACAGGACAGCTACCAGTGCCCGGTGGAAGATGTCAACTCGTGCCAGGGAAAACCGAACGGTTATTACAAGGATGCACGGGCTGGCTGCCGGGCGTACCATCTCTGTACGCATGGCAACAAAATATCGTACCTCTGCGAACCGGGACAAATCTTTCTCGGTGGGAAATGTATCGACGGGGTACACAGTACCCACCAGTCGCATTGTGAGATGGACACGCCTTGCTCGGAACGGCCGGACGGGTACTACCAGGATCGGGATACCCAATGCCGCCAGTATTACTTCTGTCAGGGAGGTGAAAAGCTTCAAACACTTACCTGCCGAGGAAGCAAAATCTTCGATGGGCGTACGTGTGTTTCGCCGGATAGTTACACCTGTCCGACAGGGGTAGATGATGTGGATGCAGCTGCCAGTGAAAACTGCATCGTGCGCCACTGTGAACCGGCCTGCACGAAGGGTGGATTCTTTGCCGACTATGACAGCGGGTGTGAGCAGTACCATTTCTGCATCGATGGCAAACAGAGCACCCTGTCCTGCTCGGCCAATTATGTTTTCAACGGAGAGCTGTGCGTCCCGAAGGCATCGTACTACTGTCCACGATACTGTACGCCACCTGAGTCGTGCTAG